A stretch of the Lolium perenne isolate Kyuss_39 chromosome 3, Kyuss_2.0, whole genome shotgun sequence genome encodes the following:
- the LOC127339148 gene encoding receptor-like protein 7, whose protein sequence is MASIRWALLLFLVQLPTLATSSTHGDRNLTPWCHPDQAAALLQLKQSFLYAATTATLLPSWQNGTDCYLWEGIRCDASSGFVTELDLNGYGLYSRHGLDPALFSLKSLQRLDLSMNYLGDYSCNICGNQNFESLTSLTHLNLSNSDLVGQIPIGISKLINLVSLDLSSHAIFGDGDFTTVDGSFNYLQEPNFESLVANLSNLRELYLDGLQIMSSSGEDLGKAFAKSVPHLQVLSLRRCGLNGPIHHSLASLSSLVAIDLGSNYFPGPVPEFFADFL, encoded by the coding sequence ATGGCTTCCATTCGTTGGGCGCTATTGCTCTTTCTTGTACAACTCCCCACGCTAGCCACCTCCAGCACTCATGGTGATCGTAACCTCACACCATGGTGCCATCCTGACCAGGCTGCAGCGCTTCTCCAACTGAAGCAGTCCTTCTTGTATGCAGCAACTACGGCCACTCTCCTTCCGTCATGGCAAAATGGCACCGATTGCTATCTCTGGGAGGGCATTCGCTGCGATGCTTCTTCTGGTTTTGTCACTGAACTCGATCTCAATGGGTATGGCCTGTACAGTCGTCATGGCTTGGACCCTGCACTTTTTAGCCTCAAATCCCTTCAACGTCTCGACCTTAGTATGAACTATTTAGGGGATTACAGCTGCAACATCTGTGGGAATCAGAATTTCGAGAGCCTCACTTCTCTAACCCACCTCAACCTCTCGAATTCGGATTTGGTTGGCCAGATACCTATTGGCATCAGCAAACTCATTAACCTTGTCTCCCTGGATCTTTCAAGTCATGCAATTTTCGGTGACGGTGATTTTACCACTGTAGATGGCAGTTTTAACTATTTGCAGGAACCAAATTTTGAATCACTAGTTGCTAATCTCAGCAATCTAAGAGAGCTCTACCTAGACGGATTGCAGATAATGTCTAGCAGCGGAGAAGATTTGGGCAAAGCTTTTGCAAAATCTGTTCCTCATCTTCAGGTCCTTAGCTTGAGAAGATGTGGGCTGAATGGTCCTATTCATCATTCCCTCGCAAGCCTCAGTTCTCTCGTTgctatcgaccttggatccaattACTTTCCTGGTCCAGTTCCAGAGTTCTTTGCGGAttttctgtaa